A window of Solanum stenotomum isolate F172 chromosome 9, ASM1918654v1, whole genome shotgun sequence genomic DNA:
CTCCAAAAAAAATGGATTTCTGAGAGAAATAACAAACATCTAATTGAAACAGCTCAAACAATGCTTATTCACAATCATGCCCCTTTACGTTTTGGGGTGATATTGTTATTACTGCTTGCTATTTGATCAATCGCATGCCTTCATATGTTTTGCAGTACCATAGTCCTCACTTGATCCTTTGTACGGACCAACATTTGTTTCCTCTTCCTCCACGTGTGTTTGGTTGCACCTGTTTTGTTCATAACCTTACCCTCAGAAAAGATAAACTTTAGCACAATGCTTTTAAACGTGTATTTCTTGGGTATTGTCGTCTACAAAAAGGTTACAAATGCTTTGATCCCTCTACCAATAAGTACTTGATCTCTAAAGATGCTACTTTTTTCGAGACTTCTCCGTATTTTTCTCCTAATACGGAAAATCGAAAGGCCATAGCAGTCCTTTCCATTTCAACTATTCCAACCCGAGCTCTACCTCCAACTCTTAAGGTCTATTCCCGATGACCTTAACCTCCTGCTGAACTTGCTAATCCAGTTGGTATTTCTAACAATGATACAGGTACACAAAGAAATCTTGATGACTCAATACCTGCTCCAACAATGACTTCTGCTTTGGTCGAGCACTTATCTGATGATCTACACATTGCTCTTCACAAAGGTACTAGAACTATTGCCAATCAAACTCATGCTTATTCTTATTTAAGTTATCATAGTTTGCCACGTTAATATCATGCCTTCATTACTAGCTTATTATCAGTTAAAGTTCCTAAGACTATGGAAAAATCATCGGTTCATCTAGGTTGGCATCAAGCTATGATTAAGGAGTTGACGGCTTTGCATGATAATGGTACTTGGGAAATTGTTTCTTTACCTGAAGGCAAAACAACTGTTTGTTGTCATTGGGGATTCATAGTTAAGGTAGGTTTGGATGGAGCTATTGATTTTCTCAAAGGCAGACTAGTTGCTAAGGGATACACTCATTTATGGCATCGATTATGGAGATACTTTCTCACTAGCTGCCAAGATGGCTTTTGTCTATCTTCTCATCTCTATGGCAGCAATGAATCATTGGCCCCTTTTTCAATGGGACATCAAAAAGGCATGAAGAACATACTAAAGAGgtatatatggagcaaccactaGGGTTTGAGTGCTCAGGAGAAGTCTAGACTAGTTTGTAAATTTCGTTGATCCCTCTATGTTCTCAAGTAGTTTCCTAGAGCATGGTTTGGTCATTTTTGAGTTGTTGTCCAACAGTTTGGAATGATCCGAATAGAAGTTGATCACTTTGTATTCTATAGGCATTCATCTCATGGCAAACATatctttttaattgtttatgttCATGATATTGTTATCACATCAAATGATTATGAAGGTATTGCTCAAGTCAAACAACACCTCTCAAGTCACTTTCATACAAAGGATTTGGACAAGTTGAAATACTTTCTGGGCATTGAAGTGGCACAATCTAGCCATGGTATTGTTATCACTCAAAGGAAATATGTCCTAAATATTTTGGAAGATGTTTGTATGTTGGATTGCAAACATGTGGATAGTCCAATGAATCCAAATACTAAACTTATTCCTGAATAGGGGGAACCTCCAAAAGATCCTAGAAGATATTGGAGACTTGTTGGCAAACTCAACCATCTTATGATAACATGACTAAACATCTCATTTTTTGTTAGTTAGTTAGCCATTTTTTGATATCACCTTGTGATAGTCACTGGAATTCAGTGAGTCGTATCCTGCGatatatcaaaagatttctAGGACAAGGTTTATTGTACGAAGATAAGGGACACACCAACATTGTCCGATATCCTAATGCAGATTGGGCAGGGTCTCCTTCTGACAGATGATCCACTTCAGGTTATTGTGTTCTAATAGGAGGGAATCTAATATCTTGGAAAAGTAAAAAGCAGGTTTCTGTAGCTAGATCAAGCACAGAGGCAAAGTATCGAGCTATAGCACTAGCTACATGTGAGCTTATATAGTTGAGACAACTTCTCCAAGAATTGAAGATGGGAGGAGTTGAATCGATGACATTGATTTGTGATAATCAAGTTGTACTACATATCACTTCTAATACAATGATTTATGAAAGAACTAAGCACATTGAAATAGATTGTCACTTCATTCGGGAGAAGATTGCATTTGGATACATCACCATAAGTTTTGTCAAATCAAAAGATCTACTGGAGGATATTTTCACAAAATCACTCTGAGGATCTAGAATTGACAATATTTGTGGCAAACTAGGAGCATATGAATTATACGCTCCAGCTTAAGGGGGAGTGTTAATTATGGTATACTTGGATAGTGTAGATATGAGAATATTTAAATATGGTATGTTTAAATAATCTAGATATGAGAATATTCCCTAATCTTCTTTAATTAGCTAGTTAGAAGattgtgtaatattttattatcttcttttcttatttacATTATCTATAAAAGCTATTTAATCCCATCAACTTGAAGGAatgattgtcacgacccagaccgtcgttattggcacccacactaaccctccggtgggagaaccattactacaactcaACTAAGCAGCCTTAACCAAAATACTACACATTTAAAGAtatggaagcaggtttaaatgtctaCGAAAAGgaaaatagggagttcccataaactccaacaaaagtctaacaaccaaATGCGAAAATAATgcctagaacttgaaagtcaatgtaccaaaactctaacaaggatCATAAGTCTAAggaaatgggtacaacccaaactaaacaacaaaataactCAAGTAGTAAACTACTAATCCGAGTCCGAATAAGATGGACTGAgcaaaaggagaactcatggcagcctagaagaactggctcacccttgaattcgattcATCACCGATCTTCTgaacgaggtctgtcaatagccgcttgaagatgccctgtactcaacaaagaaagagcaagtgcagtatcagtacacaaccacaatgtactggtaagATTACACAGCTaccccactaagtgcaacataagcaagtaATTACAACACCATAAACATGCATACACAGAACATATGCAATGTCAATATCATTTCAGGATTaatgtacaattccacattctcaacaaTAAGTGTATGCctaacaagtcattggtcctctcacggaacccatacccaaacatTTAGTGTATCGGATCGTGGTACCCGTTCCAAGTTAGTgtctcggatcgtgacacccatTCCAATATTTATGTCGGTACATGACAtccgatcccaattagtgtgtcagaacgtgacatcCACTCCATTCAACATACCACAATCagaatcacaatgtatattctcacaaccATATAAttaagaggtgattcatggcatatagttatttgttcatactcatttacgattagtgtgattaataatgcaacattcgcatacatacatgcaatataatgaagcaagtacaaacatatatcacacaacatgaaatcacaaccatcacctacctcgaacaaagcttgaatcccctaagaaatttgatttttccctttccggattctttccacttgtcttggtctacaaataatcaatataacGCAAGAGATCAATAAACGAAACCTAATTACCCAGATTATAATCGAAATCATCAACGCTAGgtcaaacccttgatccccatacccagattagggctttttccactaTAAATCcaagatcaaaaccctcccccattaATAATTACCCAACAAACTAAGttttacggatcgaaaaatggactCGGGGAGtgaaccttacctttagcctcaagaatggtgaaaaactgtaAAGAAAACAcctggggtcgttccttagctctcaaagtcaaaacttgaagaataaaacgtttttggggtttatttccgacttaagttGCGTTTGTCCCACCACAACGGTCCACACCCCGCTGAAGCagccccgccctggcggcaTAAATCCCGCCAGAGCAGTTTGCACGGAACAGAgagctaattaaaaaaatttccaaacccccatttcacaacacaccttcctcccatgatactcagaaaatacccgttcacgctaagatatTTTTTGGGATTTCTATttgcccgaattcaattccgcaAAGTCATACTggttccttaacatcttagctatctactcatatgatcaaattcacactcatacctcccatttgctaccagatttccctagacctcactgactccgatattgtccaaatctggactagatTGGGAAATTTTTGGATACTACCACAACGTTTTTCAGTCCAAAAATTTTCCCCGttagcttttctataacgacgggaaccgGTCGTTACAATgatcaattaattcaattcccactatctcttctttttcttcttttcctcttctaATTTCTCAATCCTTAATCAAGTAAATTTTTACAAATTCTTGATTCAATGAAGTACCTTTGTATTCTCCTTTTAGAGCAAAGAAAGAGTCCAAAAAAACTTGCCCTAGTACTAGGAGAAATTTGCGTACTTCACTTGAACTAGGCATATAGGGCTAACATAATCTATGCTTCTCTAAGGGCGCTTGAGTTGTAAGCTAATTAGTATCTTAGCAGATGTGATCATCAGGTttttgattataaaataaattttatataccAAGTAAATGTTTCTATacagaataaaaaatattgaactaGGCATAACCAAATCAGTAGGGCACGATCAAATATCTAAAGTACTTATCTCAAACACAAACTAAATCATGTCATAACACAACATTTAAAAAACTACTAGGAAGCAGGAACTATGGATAGTAATTAAGGTGGTTCAATCTTTGTACTAGTGTAGGCCTAATATGCCCCTTACAGAACACTTTCCGAAGTGATATATCTAATTAGTAAAGTAGGGTCCCCTGCCTTCCATGGGAACTTTTATTCTTCCTTTCAATCCATATGTGACAAACACGGGCAGCCAACACCATTCTATAATTTCTTGTCTTATTGTTTCTTCTCTTATCATCGTCAATGGCCCATTGTAGTTCTTGCTTCCAATCCATAGGATCTTTTTGGATACCTAGGCACTTAAGTATTcccaattaaataatttttgaacaTGTGCAATACTTTACGCTTCTGCAACTTCCTAAGTTTACAAGATAGAGTGTAGAAAATGTTATAATACTTTATTGGAATAGTCATAACATTTTACTTagaaattggattgacgcgaaactggtggcgttggaaagtagattcaaatacctctaattggataggttatggctcacgtaaaatctttatattctaagagatgtggtcatttgaagttgacccaagtagaatcttacaccaaaacttaatcgataaggaaacttcaagaacacttatcaagaacttaaatccttaaatttcaagaatgaaattacgATGAATAAAtcatgtttggcatgtgggtggacgaacccaacactatggaagcttacatacctcttagggatcaaacccatgacgAAAATCtgcaacaactctcaagaatctcgacgaacgccttgatcctttcctcttttctcctcttttctcttcttgaactctcaactataACCCTAGGCGTATACTaagattataaaactgaaccttataggattagaccctctaaaacttacaaaaaatgaattaaatctgatttggtaaggaaaagatcaaaatactcCATACTATTTTctggtaactttccttaactggacaacctgacttcaaaaaggcatatctcactcatctaaactcgaaacttagcaaacttggtggagttggaaagataattcaaagaccatTCATTATATATCTTGTatcccacctaactcatcatgtactaagagttatggtcatttgaagttgacccaaaactcataacttaagcttaacttgcaaaatttcagattttgctatttccaagtTAGTTCTTtctggaactcaaggtgctacatctagtgattttaacacttaatttttttttaatttcttggtaaaatctcactcactacgaagaacggttcgagtcttagttcgaaaatttTCTGGGTAACTAAGTAGAGATAAAGAGAAGATTTCCTACTTATTGCAAAATTTATACTCTTAGGCCATGGGTTTAGGATATCAACACTCTAGAGCTGtaatttcaatctttttttgtcTCTTGCTCCTTGCTTCTGGTGTATCTAATTATTTAGTGATGGTTAGGTCTAGTTTTTCGTAATTCTTGATACCATATTTTATACTATTAAGGAAATCCAGTATTGCATAgaatcattatttattttcaaaaatatacacTCTGTTTgagatagataaaaaaaaaagcaagacATGTAAATTGGAATGAATAAGTACCATTCCGATGaggaaaatgtattaaagttcACTGTGCTaaataaatcaatcaaatttccattttttcctcttttatatttatgtttacttctaaattctatGCTAACTTTCATGCTTACTAGAAAGAAGGTGTTATGTATTTCCCTAGCAATCTAATAAAAGGAAATATTCTTATACCTTAACTCATAAGCTTTCTTTCGTTAATATGCTTTACAATAATAGGATCATAGCTTGGTGAACCATACGTCTAGATATGATAGGGATTAATTGATAGACTAATTAATATATAGACTGATTTTTATTTCACATGCCTACCATATGTATATGCTTCGGAATCTAATACTTGGATATGGATGAAAATGCAACTTCTCAAGTTTTTAGTTAGTGATAAAAAGTTGCATGCTTAGACTTGGTTTCTACTTTTGAGATCTCTTATTATCCATGATACTATACGTCAATCTCTTAAtcatattcttttgtttttattctttGGACAGTTGTTATTGTTAAAGTTGATAGTACTTCATAAAATTCTCTTAGAGGCATGTTACTTtgcaaaaatcaaattcaattaGTACATCATAAGATGATGTGGTTTAGTCAATATCATGAGGCCAATAGAAAATTAGATGGAATGCTTATCTTATTGAAGGAGGATTAAGAATAATTTTCCTAATATATAGAATCATGAGTAGTTATAAGCAAATCTACTCAGTGAATTAATTATGAGCAAAAGATTGACCAGTGAGTTTAGTAGCAAAAATGCTTCATATGGTTTGTAAAGATGTTGTATCCTAGTCTTGAACTAAAATAGAGAGTTTTACTGCAGCAAGTACTTTATAGATTTTGTAAAATGTAGACTTCAGATAGAATTGAGAACCTGAATGTTCGAATTCACGGGTTGAAAACTAGTAAACCAGCAGTTAGTATGTGGAGTGACACAAGATCTtcaacaaatacaataaaacCTCATTAAATTTATACTCGATTAATTAGTAACCTctttaagataatatttttctccagTCCCAACTTGCACCAATGGAAAATCACTCattcgataagataataagataatatattttatgaagacccctatataaatatatggtcccattaatattataaattaataattcgttaaaaacacaaatatatccaagacaatttagtgaagcatgattctattgtgttttatttttttgttaaaatttaaatcttgttGAAGCTCATCCCTAactttcttattgcatccaaaagtttTAGTGTTGTCTTTTTGAACAacaccataaaattgtgaagagttatAAATGTAACAAGTGTTTCCTCACCGTAACTTGTTCCAAaggtattgtatcatcttctactttatcatcaacattattttttctatggTATCCACAATTTCTTTTAAGCTCTGGACCTATGAACATGTATCTTTTTCACCCATCCAACAGGTTATTAACATCCATTTTATTGTGCTAACCGTGATCATTAATCATGATCCCAAGTTCATAAATGACGTTTTCATAGGTGGATTCATTTAAATTCTCTGAGATTTCATCCCCAAACAAATTTTGTGGTGCCGAAACactttataaattaataaatattaatctattgataaaataatatctctagaaaataataatatttcatggtccCACCTTTATTAATTTTGTGAGGTTTTACTGAATATATATTCTTCCAGCTAACATTTTCTCGGAGCTATATTGCATCCATGaagacaaatttaaaaattaaagctTCAAAAAATGAAGAATCTAGCCGTTTGGTAGGCAGGGTCATCTCGACCATTAGGTCACTAAAGCAATCGTTTAGGGTCCCAAGTGGAATGGTGTTTATTTAAATGTAACATTTTTTTATGTGACTACCTATTAATTTGCTGACTTATTTATATCATGATAATTATCATGAACCCACGTTACTATTTTtacatttatcatttttattccCCTTTCTATTTGTATTCTCTCGTTATATTAAAGTCTACTAAATGGTCAAAACTTTAGCATTTTGCAAAATCTATTGTTGTgtgttaataaaaaaaaatcaaatttgtttttttttttgtatatttttaaaatttcacgTACTGCAACAAATCACTACTATTTTAATATCATTATATCAACGCGACtatttcaatatcattataTAAACTTTTAACTATTCTGAGCCACATTTATTATTCcaaaactttatttattatattatattttttcatttaaaacttTCATTGTTTACATCCTTACTTCATAAGGTTTGCGCACATCCTACCTTCTCGAGACTCCACTTGTAGGATTACATTGAGTACTGTGAAACCCCactaaattaataatctctcgAAGATAATATTTTCATCTGGTTTCGACTTGCGCCAATGGAAATAATCACTCAttttaataagataatatattttcagaagatccctatataaatatatggttccagtaatattataaattacgaATTCTTTGAAAGACAAATATGTATAAGACAATTTAgtaaaatatgattctattattttttgataaaaattcaaatctaGTTGAAAATCATCTCTAAGTTCTtttattgcatccaaaagtttTGGTGTTGCCACAATTACAAATCTTTTTGAGTGCATGTGGAATGATCTCTTTTGTATTCACATAATACATTATGTATTTGATATAATTGGTAATTTTGTGACACCTTTTAAATGACAAGTCATTTATGGAtatggttttaattttttttctattgcttatatattttattctctcACTGTCGTACATCGAATATTTCTagtaaagatacaatgaataataattgattattaagaaataatgaacactatgtataataaatttatttttacaatgaaTCATACATATACATGGTActttatgaatttattatttatacgtattgaataaatatgatacataagtTAATAAGATCCAATGATTTTAATGTATTTACTGTACTTTaactataataaatttatttttttatttaaattaaatatgatacataaattagtaaaatataatgattttgatgtaatcaaaattaaccttccttgaatctcaaaacactctttaaaattaataaatattaatttatcaattaaataatatttctataaaataataatattttatggtcccacttatattaatttagtgaggttttactgtatattatagttattcaatttatatatgattactaaaataaatataagaccTCTCTATGAATCTTGgctttagacccctaaacttgTTGAGACGGTCATGTTATGATACGTAATCTTGTCAGAAAGTCAAGAGATGGTTTTGAGCTGAAAAATTTAGCAGCTAAATGTCCATCTGGGTAATGTGGAGATTTGatctttcattttgttttagctcttatttgtttttcaataatatttaacttGTGTAGTAAATTGTCAATTCTGCCTAATATGACTAATAATTGCTTACTTACAAATCTGGAAGGCACAATGAAGTTTATATAGATCAATGCTAATTGAAACCTCTTTTTTTACACTAAGATATAAATTGGATAAGCTACCGGTGATAATGATGATGGTAatgatttctttttatatagatTGTCTCGACACTGCAGACTTAGCTTGACTTTGTTAATTTTTTACACTAagatattagtaatgcttgtattagttagGCTTGGAtgaattataaatgtattatttttatatattgtttgatttggtgtattaaaaatagcaaTGTATTAcataaaactatttatttacaAAGGTCTTTACAAATATGGTGCAAAAGATGTAAAATGGGTTTTGCGGAGTAATTGAGTCTTTAATCAtgctaatacatgcattaaatTCTCTTGCATTAATAATATCTAGAAATTCGTGATATTAATTAGTAATACACACATTAATACACAATATAGTGTATAACTAGTGCAGGTTACACGTAGCATAAAAAATGTAGCAAACAAGGTATTGTTAATACACaaaactaatacatgtattattttttacactctaccaaatgacCATTAAgtatagaaaataaaaaggtGTGAATTATGGATAATTACTCCTTATAAATTGACATGTGAAAAGTGTTTGTCCTAGTAAATTTATCCGCACCTCGCTCGATTATGAAAACCTTATTAgatttatgatttaatttttttatacccAAAATTACAAATACTCactaattatattttaagaaatctgtattttattttgttttttcttttataaaataaaaaactaaacaaataaattaatagatTCAACCATAtgtattttgtaaaatttaaaaattaaattaataattaaaacatcATCAAATTTTCAAACATAACTATAATTGATTCTAAATAAAGTGTATTattaatgcttgcattagttatgcttgaattaattatacatagaatatttttatgcaatgtTTGATTTGGTGTAGGAAAAAATATGcatgtataaaaatatttatgtacaaAAGCATCTTCcacaattatggtggaaaagatgtaaagcTACATTTGAGGGGTAATTAGGTCTTTATTCATGCGAATGCATGTATTAAACcttttgcattactaatacctagaaattcatggtattagtCACAATGTGtgtaactaatgcttgcattagttatacatatatatcattaaaaaaacTAATCAAACAAGGTATTATTAATAGACAAAACTAATGCAAACATTATTTCTGTTAATACATTCTACCAAATGACCTCCAAGTATATTAAAgtgtgtgataaatgtatatCCACGAACAAAATTTGTATCATATGTTTAATACATTGTTatctataaaatatattaaaactgtattataaatatattacaaGTGTCAgtgaaaaaatatgttattgcaatcaattataaatattttcttaatagaaaACATCTATGTAAGTTTTCCTTTATAATATGCAAgtaatattaatatttgaatACACTGTTActtaaaaattaacttaaaaacaaactataaattatttttaaaatttgaaaaataacacaaaattgattttaaatttagatcggtcaacataaattttcaaatatgaatCAATTATTTCcattgtcccaatttatgtgacacttttcagtTTTTGAGAGTTAAAAAATTTAGTAGGGacaaaggacaaatataccctcgaactatcataaatgataTGTAGATACCCTCCTGTTATGCAGTAAAGGAGCTAAGACAGTGGTAGCTGCAGTAAACTATTAGAATAGTTAGTTGTAAGTCTGTTTGGAAAGTTGTTTCAAGTTAGTTATTATTAATCATAGTTGAGTTAAAGTAACTAGCCTAGTTAGATAATACTAAAATGCAATGTACTATATATAGAGTAGATACTCATTTGTAAATGTATGAATGACTATATTAGTTCAATATAGTTTCACACAGTTATCTCAGAATCTCCATTATTGATTTTTCATTGAAactaacatggtatcagagctcaaGGTGACATTCTAAGGATCTCTGTTTTCAGTGTAGCATAAGGCTCGAAAAAGAGTAGTTGCATTGTCCTAGAAACAACGAATATCACAGTTCATTCAGATCTCTACAATGGTGGAAGTTACTGCTGCCATCAATTCAGTTGCAGATACTTCCTCAGGGATCGGTGTAGTTCACTCAGTCGTAGATGCTCATCATCCTCTTCATCTGCAAGCTTGTGACACTCTAGGTAGTTCCTTAGTCTCAATCCAACTCACAGGATCTGAAAACTACTCTCTATGGCGCATATTGATGAAAATTGGTCTTCTAGGTAAAGGAAAGTTAGGATTCATTACTAGTCAATGTTCTAAGGATAAATTCACCACTGATATGCATGACTTATGGGAAAAATGTAATGCCATAGTTCTATCATGGATTATGATTTCTGTTAGTAGGGAGTTATTAAGTGGTATAGTCTATGCTAGTAGTGCTCAACAGATATGGACTGATTTGAAGGAAAGGTTTGATAAGGTAGATGGATCTAGGATATTCTATCTGCACAAAGAGATTGCTACACTCAGTCATAGACAGTTATCTATTTCCAATTATTTCTTTAGACTTAAGGAGTTGTGGATGGAGTTTGACTCCCTTATTCCCTGTCCTGGATGTGCGTGTGAGGCGTCTAAGACCTATGCAACACATTTCAAATACCAATGACTGATGCAATTTCTCTTAGGACTAATGAGTCTTACAATCAGTGTAGAAGTCAGATCATGATG
This region includes:
- the LOC125877400 gene encoding uncharacterized protein LOC125877400 — encoded protein: MVEVTAAINSVADTSSGIGVVHSVVDAHHPLHLQACDTLGSSLVSIQLTGSENYSLWRILMKIGLLGKGKLGFITSQCSKDKFTTDMHDLWEKCNAIVLSWIMISVSRELLSGIVYASSAQQIWTDLKERFDKVDGSRIFYLHKEIATLSHRQLSISNYFFRLKELWMEFDSLIPCPGCACEASKTYATHFKYQ